Within the Trichoderma breve strain T069 chromosome 3, whole genome shotgun sequence genome, the region ATCATGATGAATACAGAAGTTTATCAAGAAGTTCTGGAGCGAGTGAAAAATGGCGAGAAATTTATGGATCTGGGCTGTTGCTTTGGCCAAGAGATCCGTAAACTTGTCCATGATGGCGCACCTTCTGCCAACACATATGGCTCTGATCTTTGGGGTGAATACCTCTCTATGGGCTATGAGCTTTTCAAGGATAAAGATCGACTCCAGACTACATTCATAGCAGCGGATATCTTTGACAATTCTTCGCCGCTTGCGAAGCTATCCGGACAAATGAACATCATTTATGTGGGCGATTTCTTTCACCTGTTCAATcttgaagaacaagaagaaattgcTACAAGAATCGTTCATTTACTAGCTCCACAATCGGGCTCATTGGTTATTGGAAGACAATCAGGCGGTGAGACTGCGATAGAATATTCGCGAGCTGGCGATGTGAGTGGGAGAAAGCAATTTCAGCACAACCCTCAGAGCTGGAAGGGGCTATGGGACCGTGTTGGAGATAAAACTGGAAGCAAGTGGTCAGCAGATGTAGAACTCTGCCAAGAGTTCAAGTTCAACCCGTCTGTGACAGTCGATACATCAAGCGAAGTTCAACGGCTTATAAACGCAAAGGGGTTGAGATTTACTATTAGGAGGCTCTAAAGGAATTTTAAGAAGATATAACTGAAATGGTATATGGTTGTTATTCAAGCTAATGGATTAGGGGTATGTCTAGGTTCAAATATGGGATTGTTGCACACTAGATGATCACTTCCATCAAGGCATAGCTTTAGACTCTACCACCAAGCTGATTTCACCCCATGGCGCGAAAACCACCAGTGGCTAGGCAATTGT harbors:
- a CDS encoding methyltransferase domain-containing protein, translated to MSPPNGENPYETYDLDSGLKLLREYSGIPDEDVKNHVELIKEKAMEVRHYPCIRRYRFLDLIMMNTEVYQEVLERVKNGEKFMDLGCCFGQEIRKLVHDGAPSANTYGSDLWGEYLSMGYELFKDKDRLQTTFIAADIFDNSSPLAKLSGQMNIIYVGDFFHLFNLEEQEEIATRIVHLLAPQSGSLVIGRQSGGETAIEYSRAGDVSGRKQFQHNPQSWKGLWDRVGDKTGSKWSADVELCQEFKFNPSVTVDTSSEVQRLINAKGLRFTIRRL